One genomic window of Pseudopipra pipra isolate bDixPip1 chromosome 17, bDixPip1.hap1, whole genome shotgun sequence includes the following:
- the MC3R gene encoding melanocortin receptor 3, protein MNTTHSAFSFQPVQLNVTEDFNDSTLNSRSGDGFCEQVFIKAEVFLTLGIISLLENILVILAVLKNGNLHSPMYFFLCSLAVADMLVSMSNALETVMIAILSNGYLIIDDHFIQHMDNVFDSMICISLVASICNLLVIAIDRYITIFYALRYHSIMTVKKALTLIVVIWIACIICGIIFIAYSESKTVIVCLITMFFTMLFLMASLYVHMFLFARLHVKRIAALPVEGVPYQRTCMKGAVTITILLGVFIVCWAPFFLHLILIISCPMNPYCICYTSHFNTYLVLIMCNSVIDPLIYAFRSLEMRKTFKEIVCCCYGMSVGQCML, encoded by the coding sequence ATGAATACCACACACtctgcattttcatttcagcCTGTGCAGCTTAATGTCACCGAAGACTTCAATGACTCCACTCTGAACAGCAGAAGTGGCGATGGATTTTGTGAGCAGGTCTTCATAAAAGCAGAGGTCTTCTTGACTTTAGGGATCATCAGCCTCCTGGAAAACATCCTTGTCATTCTGGCAGTGCTGAAGAATGGAAACCTACATTCTCCCATGTATTTCTTCCTTTGTAGCTTGGCTGTGGCAGATATGTTGGTGAGCATGTCAAACGCCCTGGAGACTGTCATGATTGCAATCCTGAGCAACGGCTACTTGATCATTGATGACCACTTCATCCAGCATATGGACAATGTTTTTGACTCAAtgatttgtatttctttggTAGCTTCAATTTGCAACCTCTTGGTTATAGCCATTGACAGGTACATAACTATTTTCTATGCTCTCCGTTACCACAGCATCATGACTGTGAAGAAAGCTTTAACCTTGATTGTGGTCATTTGGATTGCTTGTATCATCTGTGGCATCATATTCATTGCCTACTCAGAGAGCAAAACTGTCATTGTGTGTCTCATCACCATGTTCTTTACCATGCTCTTCCTCATGGCCTCCCTCTATGTGCACATGTTCCTGTTCGCCCGCCTGCACGTGAAGCGAATCGCAGCCCTGCCCGTGGAAGGGGTGCCCTACCAGAGGACCTGCATGAAGGGAGCTGTCACCATCACCATATTGCTGGGTGTCTTCATTGTCTGCTGGGCACCTTTCTTCCTCCACCTCATCCTCATCATTTCGTGCCCGATGAATCCATACTGCATCTGCTACACCTCACACTTCAACACCTACCTGGTGTTGATAATGTGCAACTCGGTGATTGACCCACTCATTTATGCTTTCCGGAGTCTGGAGATGAGAAAGACTTTCAAAGAAATAGTGTGTTGCTGTTATGGCATGAGTGTGGGACAGTGCATGCTATAA